A single Dermacentor albipictus isolate Rhodes 1998 colony chromosome 3, USDA_Dalb.pri_finalv2, whole genome shotgun sequence DNA region contains:
- the LOC139057106 gene encoding piggyBac transposable element-derived protein 4-like, translating to MHILEKQSYSERDGSWKEVTPDEMKKFIGLLIYMGIVQVPCLHCYWNTRKLFSGLLPPSVMPRNRFKALLAFLSVSDPEKTTAASHGKLHRVAPLLKHINASSAQFFQPDRSLSVDERMVKSKGRSGIRQYMRDKVIKWGYKLWVLADSKSGYTVQFSVYTGKREAPSARGLAFDVVTRLAEDYLDQGYIIYLDNFYTSTSLFVHLLERKTLACGTTRKDRRGFPAELKDTQWEKKAKRGDVRWLRDQDVLYLQWKDKRVVHMMSTAHTANKFVLAKRRRKVDNKWEEVSVKKPMLIDKYNVGMLGVDKSDQLIGTYNVLMKCVRWWKTLFFHSIDIAVVNSFILFDEHRRQHPEVPELSRGSRFDQFAFRLELVEQLIGLDQQQHPEPKAPPAVPATCAPKDQKHKPQKLQRYRNCKLCYQERKVEQKTNVFCETCSANLCFTTSRNCFVRWHDSH from the coding sequence atgcatattttggagAAGCAATCATACAGTGAGAGAGACGGGTCTTGGAAGGAAGTGACTCccgatgagatgaagaagtttatCGGACTTCTCATTTACATGGGTATTGTGCAAGTACCGTGCTTGCACTGCTACTGGAACACGCGGAAATTATTTTCTGGTCTTCTTCCGCCTTCGGTAATGCCAAGAAATAGATTCAAAGCGTTGCTTGCATTCCTGAGTGTGTCCGACCCTGAGAAGACAACTGCCGCATCCCATGGCAAGCTGCATCGCGTAGCTCCGCTGCTGAAGCACATCAACGCCTCATCCGCCCAATTTTTCCAGCCTGATCGGAGCCTCTCCGTTGACGAGAGGATGGTGAAATCCAAAGGCAGATCCGGAATTAGACAGTACATGCGGGACAAAGTTATTAAATGGGGGTATAAATTGTGGGTTTTGGCGGACTCCAAATCTGGTTACACTGTTCAGTTCAGTGTATACACAGGAAAGCGTGAAGCACCTAGCGCACGTGGGCtggcattcgatgttgtgacGCGACTGGCAGAGGACTACCTAGATCAAGGGTACATCATTTATTTAGACAACTTTTACACGTCGACATCCTTGTTCGTACACTTGTTGGAGCGCAAGACGCTTGCTTGCGGCACAACGCGCAAGGATCGTCGGGGCTTTCCAGCCGAGCTCAAGGACACCCaatgggaaaaaaaagcaaagagaggAGATGTTCGCTGGCTACGGGACCAGGACGTACTATATTTACAATGGAAGGACAAGCGTGTTGTTCACATGATGTCGACAGCCCACACAGCCAACAAATTCGTACTTGCGAAGCGCAGAAGGAAAGTTGACAATAAGTGGGAAGAAGTATCGGTGAAAAAGCCAATGCTGATTGACAAGTACAATGTGGGCATGCTCGGCGTCGATAAATCAGACCAGCTGATTGGGACATACAATGTTCTGATGAAGTGCGTGCGTTGGTGGAAAACGCTGTTTTTCCACAGTATAGATATTGCTGTTGTCAACAGCTTTATTCTATTTGATGAGCACCGCCGGCAACATCCCGAAGTGCCTGAATTGTCAAGAGGTTCGCGCTTTGATCAGTTCGCGTTCAGGCTAGAGCTGGTAGAGCAGCTCATAGGGCTTGATCAGCAACAACATCCAGAACCCAAGGCTCCTCCTGCTGTTCCCGCTACATGTGCCCCTAAGGATCAAAAGCACAAGCCCCAGAAGCTACAAAGATACAGGAACTGCAAATTGTGCTATCAAGAACGGAAAGTGGAACAAAAAACGAACGTTTTCTGCGAGACGTGCTCCGCAAACTTGTGCTTCACCACATCACGCAACTGCTTTGTGCGGTGGCACGATAGCCACTAG